From Plasmodium brasilianum strain Bolivian I chromosome 5, whole genome shotgun sequence, the proteins below share one genomic window:
- a CDS encoding 14-3-3 protein — MATAEELKQLRSDCTYRSKLAEQAERYDEMADAMRTLVEQCVNNDKDELTVEERNLLSVAYKNAVGARRASWRIISSVEQKEMSKANVHNKNVAATYRKKVEEELNNICQDILNLLTKKLIPNTSESESKVFYYKMKGDYYRYISEFSCDEGKKEASNFAQEAYQKATDIAENELPSTHPIRLGLALNYSVFFYEILNQPHQACEMAKRAFDDAITEFDNVSEDSYKDSTLIMQLLRDNLTLWTSDLQGDQTEEKSKDEGLE, encoded by the exons AAGTTAGCCGAGCAAGCCGAGAGATATGATG AAATGGCCGATGCGATGAGGACATTAGTGGAGCAGTGCGTTAATAACGATAAAGATGAGTTAACAGTTGAAGAGAGGAATCTATTG TCTGTTGCATATAAAAATGCCGTTGGTGCTCGTAGAGCTTCGTGGAGAATTATATCAAGTGTTGAACAGAAGGAAATGAGCAAAGCGAATGTTCATAATAAGAATGTTGCTGCTACTTATAGAAAGAAAGTAGAAGaggaattaaataatatatgtcaagatattttaaatttgctaacaaaaaagttaataCCAAATACATCGGAAAGTGAGAGTaaagtattttattacaaaatgAAAGGCGATTATTATCGTTACATCAGTGAGTTTTCATGTGATGAAGGAAAGAAAGAAGCATCGAATTTTGCCCAAGAAGCTTATCAAAAAGCTACTGATATTGCAGAAAACGAATTACCTTCAACACATCCAATACGTTTAGGTTTAGCATTAAACTATTCTGTTTTCTTctatgaaattttaaatcaACCACATCAGGCATGTGAAATGGCCAAAAGAGCTTTTGATGATGCTATAACTGAATTCGACAATGTTAGTGAAGATTCGTATAAGGACTCTACGTTGATTATGCAGTTGTTAAGAGATAATTTAACCTTATGGACTTCTGACTTGCAAGGAGATCAAACAGAGG aAAAATCAAAAGATGAAGGCTTAGAATAA